The following are from one region of the Salvia hispanica cultivar TCC Black 2014 chromosome 1, UniMelb_Shisp_WGS_1.0, whole genome shotgun sequence genome:
- the LOC125201704 gene encoding protein LIGHT-DEPENDENT SHORT HYPOCOTYLS 10-like yields MMSKDHGGGEEGSSSAAHPPPPPQLSRYESQKRRDWNTFGQYLRNQRPPVALAQCNYGHVLEFMRYLDQFGKTKVHMQGCMFFGHPEPAGPCTCPLRQAWGSLDALVGRLRAAYEENGGVQETNPFANGAIRVYLREVRDSQAKARGIPYRKKKKKKMKKLSGTVNSTFPSMQHSAV; encoded by the coding sequence atgatgtCTAAAGACCACGGCGGAGGCGAGGAGGGATCGTCGTCGGCCGCCCAcccgccgcctccgccgcaGCTGAGCCGGTACGAGTCCCAGAAGCGGCGCGACTGGAACACGTTCGGCCAGTACCTGCGGAACCAACGCCCACCTGTGGCGCTGGCGCAGTGCAATTACGGGCACGTGTTGGAATTCATGCGCTACCTCGACCAATTCGGGAAGACGAAGGTCCACATGCAGGGATGCATGTTCTTCGGGCATCCAGAGCCCGCGGGCCCCTGCACTTGCCCCCTCAGGCAGGCCTGGGGCAGTCTGGATGCCCTTGTGGGCCGCCTCAGGGCGGCCTACGAGGAAAATGGAGGGGTACAAGAGACCAATCCATTCGCCAATGGGGCGATACGAGTCTACCTGAGGGAGGTTAGGGATTCCCAGGCCAAGGCGCGGGGAATCCCGTataggaagaagaaaaagaagaagatgaagaaattgagTGGAACGGTCAACTCTACCTTTCCCTCTATGCAGCATTCTGCGGTCTGA